Proteins encoded in a region of the Roseomonas haemaphysalidis genome:
- a CDS encoding LLM class flavin-dependent oxidoreductase, giving the protein MSDTPRQMALGLNLVAAGAHGGGWRMPEAKTDAAMDIRFWKQMAREAEAAKFHFMFWADGIAVRSSAKDEEQLSYDSRIDVFEPLTLLAALSAVTEKMGFIATASTTYNEPYNMARKLASLDHISEGRVGWNVVTSWSEDEALNFGRDKHMEHSSRYRRAEEYIDVVFGLWDSWEDDAFIRDKASGQYFDPAKLHTLHHHGEHFKVRGPLNAARPIQGYPVIAQAGSSGPGQDLAARTAEVIYTMQKDRDEAAAFYASVKGRFARYGRSPDSALVMPGMMPIIGRTMQEARDLFERLQELIHPQLGLAALAGSFGDLSAYDVDGPLPPMLADSNAVKSAHVRLAKFLDGRALTIRQLYQFRAASGHHLIVGTPESIADEMQDWFEHRGCDGFNILPPFYPQPVRDVFHLLVPELQRRGLFHTEYAGSTLRENLGLARPGHFHHRQPAHLAAGN; this is encoded by the coding sequence GTGAGCGATACCCCGCGACAGATGGCCCTCGGCCTCAACCTGGTCGCCGCCGGCGCGCATGGCGGCGGCTGGCGCATGCCGGAGGCCAAGACCGACGCCGCCATGGACATCCGCTTCTGGAAGCAGATGGCACGCGAGGCCGAGGCGGCCAAGTTTCACTTCATGTTCTGGGCCGATGGCATCGCCGTGCGCTCCTCGGCCAAGGACGAGGAGCAGCTCAGCTACGACAGCCGCATCGACGTGTTCGAGCCGCTGACGCTGCTGGCCGCGCTCTCGGCGGTGACCGAGAAGATGGGCTTCATCGCCACGGCGTCGACCACCTATAACGAGCCCTACAACATGGCGCGCAAGCTGGCCTCGCTCGACCATATCAGCGAGGGGCGCGTCGGCTGGAACGTCGTCACCTCCTGGAGCGAGGACGAGGCGCTGAACTTCGGCCGCGACAAGCACATGGAGCACAGCTCCCGCTACCGCCGCGCCGAGGAATACATCGACGTCGTCTTCGGTCTCTGGGACAGCTGGGAGGACGATGCCTTCATCCGCGACAAGGCAAGCGGCCAGTATTTCGACCCCGCCAAGCTGCACACGCTGCATCACCACGGCGAGCACTTCAAGGTGCGCGGCCCGCTGAACGCGGCGCGGCCGATCCAGGGCTATCCCGTCATCGCCCAGGCCGGCTCCTCCGGCCCCGGGCAGGACCTCGCCGCCCGCACGGCGGAGGTGATCTACACCATGCAGAAGGACCGCGACGAGGCGGCCGCCTTCTACGCCAGCGTCAAGGGCCGCTTCGCGCGCTATGGCCGCTCGCCGGATTCCGCCCTGGTGATGCCGGGGATGATGCCGATCATCGGCCGCACGATGCAGGAGGCGCGCGATCTGTTCGAGCGGCTGCAGGAGCTGATCCACCCGCAGCTCGGCCTCGCCGCGCTGGCCGGCTCCTTTGGCGATCTCTCGGCCTACGACGTCGACGGGCCGCTGCCGCCGATGCTGGCGGACAGCAACGCGGTGAAGAGCGCGCACGTGCGGCTGGCCAAGTTCCTCGACGGCCGCGCGCTGACCATCCGCCAGCTCTACCAGTTCCGCGCCGCTTCCGGCCACCACCTCATCGTCGGCACGCCGGAGAGCATCGCGGACGAAATGCAGGACTGGTTCGAGCACCGCGGCTGCGACGGCTTCAACATCCTGCCGCCCTTCTACCCGCAGCCGGTGCGCGACGTCTTCCACCTGCTGGTGCCGGAGCTGCAGCGGCGCGGCCTGTTCCACACCGAATACGCCGGCAGCACGCTGCGCGAGAATCTTGGCCTCGCGCGGCCCGGGCATTTCCATCACCGCCAGCCGGCGCATCTCGCCGCAGGCAACTAG
- a CDS encoding LLM class flavin-dependent oxidoreductase: protein MSMRGIGYHPAAWMHPDVPADGTLRFEHYVRNAQAAERGKFDMIFFADGIGIREKDEPRGSLARSGYELVEMEPLTLLPALAPLTRNIGLVTTASTTYNEPYHIARKFATLDLISGGRAGWNIVTSWSDAEAQNFSRAKHLDYDTRYERAAEFVEVVKGLWDSWEDDALLYDRASGVFYDESRMHLLNHQGKHFQVKGPLNVAGMPQGRPVLFQAGAAGQGRDIAAATADVVYSAAADIAIAKTYYDDVKARMAAHGREPHQLKIMPGVRTVVGRTRAEAQAKLDQLQDLLDPMVGLARVYAALGDLSGHDLDGPVPEPTRDAQIRSSTESVMRLARAENLTIRQLYKRITAGGFCLVGTAADIADGLQEWFEAGACDGFNILPTHLPAGCEEFVEYVTPELQRRGLFRREYEGPTLRENLGLERPVNRYTSLRLRAAAE, encoded by the coding sequence ATGTCCATGCGCGGTATCGGCTACCACCCTGCCGCCTGGATGCACCCGGACGTGCCCGCCGATGGCACGCTGCGCTTCGAACACTACGTCCGCAACGCCCAGGCGGCGGAGCGTGGCAAGTTCGACATGATCTTCTTCGCAGACGGCATCGGCATCCGCGAGAAGGATGAACCACGCGGCTCGCTCGCCCGCTCCGGCTACGAGCTGGTCGAGATGGAGCCGCTGACGCTGCTGCCGGCCCTGGCGCCGCTGACCAGGAACATCGGCCTCGTCACCACGGCATCCACCACCTATAATGAGCCCTATCACATCGCCCGCAAGTTCGCGACGCTGGACCTGATCAGCGGCGGCCGCGCCGGCTGGAACATCGTCACCTCCTGGTCGGATGCCGAGGCGCAGAATTTCAGCCGCGCCAAGCACCTGGACTACGACACGCGCTACGAGCGCGCCGCCGAGTTCGTCGAGGTCGTCAAGGGATTGTGGGATTCCTGGGAAGACGACGCGCTGCTCTACGACCGCGCGTCCGGCGTGTTCTACGACGAAAGCCGGATGCACCTGCTCAACCACCAGGGCAAGCATTTCCAGGTCAAGGGCCCGCTGAACGTCGCCGGCATGCCGCAGGGGCGGCCGGTGCTGTTCCAGGCCGGCGCCGCCGGCCAGGGGCGCGACATCGCCGCCGCCACGGCCGACGTGGTCTATTCCGCCGCCGCCGACATCGCCATCGCCAAGACCTATTACGACGACGTCAAGGCCCGCATGGCGGCGCATGGGCGGGAGCCGCACCAGCTCAAGATCATGCCGGGCGTGCGCACCGTCGTCGGCCGCACGCGGGCCGAGGCGCAGGCGAAGCTGGACCAGTTGCAGGACCTGCTGGACCCGATGGTGGGCCTCGCCCGCGTCTATGCCGCGCTCGGCGACCTCAGCGGCCACGACCTCGACGGCCCGGTGCCGGAGCCGACGCGCGATGCGCAGATCCGCAGCAGCACCGAGAGCGTGATGCGCCTGGCACGGGCCGAAAATCTGACCATCCGCCAGCTTTACAAGCGCATCACCGCCGGGGGCTTTTGCCTAGTCGGTACCGCTGCCGACATCGCCGACGGCTTGCAGGAATGGTTCGAGGCCGGGGCCTGCGACGGCTTCAACATCTTGCCGACGCATCTGCCCGCCGGCTGCGAGGAATTCGTCGAGTACGTCACGCCCGAGTTGCAGCGGCGCGGGCTGTTTCGCCGGGAATACGAAGGCCCGACGCTGCGCGAGAACCTGGGGCTGGAGCGCCCCGTCAACCGCTACACCAGCCTGCGCCTGCGGGCGGCGGCCGAGTGA
- a CDS encoding LysR substrate-binding domain-containing protein, producing the protein MGSGETYMAGRLTWRQIEAFRAVMLRGSVSGAAQLMNLTQPAVSRLVRDMEQTLRLQLFDRQGGQVIPNAEAILLQQEVAMSFISLGRIERTAQDLRRARRGSLRVSAMAGPALSFLPPLIARFAAEHPDTFVSIHNNVGMTTLERVSLRQFDIGMAYTPGAYPGVEIEPVPGLEALCAVPAGHALAAREVVTLQDLRDQPLLSLGHASRIGVRLDALLEVAGIQAPVVAEATASEVLCSLVAEGMGIAVIDPFTGAAVRQDRLRVLRFEPSIPYEVAMAFPAAVPRSRPVDRLAGMIRDSATMPVLLQQMDRNRLS; encoded by the coding sequence ATGGGCAGCGGAGAGACATACATGGCCGGGCGGCTGACATGGCGACAGATCGAGGCCTTTCGGGCCGTCATGCTGCGGGGCTCCGTGTCCGGAGCCGCACAACTGATGAACCTCACCCAGCCGGCGGTCAGCCGCCTGGTGCGTGACATGGAGCAGACGTTGCGGCTGCAGCTTTTCGATCGCCAGGGCGGCCAGGTGATCCCGAACGCCGAGGCGATCCTGCTGCAGCAGGAAGTGGCGATGAGCTTCATCAGCCTGGGGCGGATCGAGCGCACGGCGCAGGATCTCCGCCGCGCACGGCGCGGCAGCCTGCGGGTCTCGGCCATGGCGGGGCCGGCGCTTTCCTTCCTGCCACCGCTGATCGCACGCTTCGCGGCGGAACATCCGGACACCTTTGTCTCAATCCACAACAATGTCGGCATGACCACGTTGGAACGCGTCTCGCTGCGGCAATTCGATATCGGCATGGCCTATACGCCGGGCGCTTATCCGGGCGTCGAGATCGAGCCGGTGCCGGGGCTGGAGGCACTCTGCGCCGTGCCGGCCGGTCATGCACTGGCGGCACGCGAGGTCGTGACGCTGCAGGACCTGCGGGACCAGCCGCTGCTCTCGCTCGGCCATGCCAGCCGCATCGGCGTGCGGCTCGACGCATTGCTGGAGGTGGCTGGCATCCAGGCGCCGGTGGTCGCGGAAGCCACGGCGTCAGAGGTGTTGTGCAGCTTGGTGGCGGAGGGCATGGGCATCGCGGTGATCGACCCTTTCACCGGCGCTGCGGTCCGGCAGGACCGGCTGCGCGTGCTGCGCTTCGAACCGTCGATCCCGTATGAGGTCGCCATGGCCTTTCCCGCCGCCGTGCCGCGCTCCAGGCCAGTCGACCGGCTGGCAGGGATGATCCGCGACAGTGCCACCATGCCGGTGCTGCTCCAGCAGATGGACCGTAACCGCCTTTCCTGA
- a CDS encoding SDR family NAD(P)-dependent oxidoreductase — MMLAGRRALVTGGRRGLGRAIAAALAQAGAAVAISHEGAHDAAEAAATAAAIGAAAALPADLADPAAPTTLLRAAETVLGGPLGILVCNAAFEQRVPLDETDPLDTDRHWAVNVRGSLELVRAARPGLVAAGQGRVLLLGSVQQWRPNPHQLAYAASKAAIGNLGRNLARQLAPGGIALNILCPGAIETEGNAAALADPAYRRRVEERIPAGRLGQVEEVAQVALFLCSPAASYVCGIEMLVDGGLAAG, encoded by the coding sequence ATGATGCTGGCCGGGCGCCGAGCGCTGGTGACGGGCGGCCGGCGCGGGCTGGGGCGCGCCATTGCGGCGGCACTCGCGCAGGCGGGGGCGGCGGTCGCCATCTCGCACGAGGGCGCGCATGATGCTGCGGAGGCTGCCGCCACGGCCGCCGCCATCGGCGCCGCGGCCGCGCTGCCGGCGGATTTGGCGGACCCGGCGGCCCCCACCACGCTGCTGCGGGCCGCGGAGACGGTGCTGGGCGGGCCACTCGGCATCCTGGTATGCAACGCTGCGTTCGAGCAGCGGGTGCCGCTGGACGAGACCGACCCGCTGGACACCGATCGCCACTGGGCCGTCAACGTGCGGGGCAGCCTGGAGCTCGTGCGGGCGGCGCGGCCCGGGTTGGTCGCGGCAGGGCAGGGGCGGGTACTGCTGCTGGGCAGCGTGCAACAATGGCGGCCCAACCCGCACCAGCTGGCCTATGCCGCCAGCAAGGCGGCGATCGGCAACCTCGGCCGCAACCTGGCGCGCCAACTGGCACCGGGAGGCATCGCGCTGAATATCCTCTGCCCCGGCGCTATTGAGACGGAGGGCAACGCCGCCGCACTGGCCGACCCGGCCTATCGCCGCCGGGTGGAGGAGCGCATCCCGGCCGGACGTCTCGGTCAGGTGGAGGAGGTAGCGCAAGTGGCACTGTTCCTGTGCTCCCCGGCGGCGTCCTATGTCTGTGGCATCGAGATGCTGGTGGATGGCGGGCTAGCCGCCGGCTGA
- a CDS encoding ABC transporter substrate-binding protein, protein MRLTRRAALGTAIATLALPGLARAQAKRLDILSHRVHQQVLTQGAAGDLTAPWRQANGAELSWTTADIGPLQDRLLREASLPSSDFGIGYLLNSRATPEVARLLTPLDDLLRDQPVAQYDDIAPGLREAMRVNGRTIAIPVRHATNGLFYNQALLEQQGIAAPPGSFEEFLDLCRRLTFRPAGAAPVTGLVMTAALAAYPVMFARAFGGDFITLDYKVIPDPEAMTKAIAAIRGLFEAGALPRSYATITNEDQVTWLQQGRAAFAILPFSRHAQLNRAEQSRFPGRIQAMEMPMSTTAPAGSRMAAAVEFWSMAIPANARDKLLAWSFLRAMSAPDVTLGAARNGNGSVRLSTYADAGFARDNPVAAVEAEALSRARVPFPAFAEASRAEAIFVEEVQSAVLGRKEPARAVEDSAARIKPLLPA, encoded by the coding sequence ATGCGTTTGACCCGCCGTGCCGCCCTCGGCACCGCCATCGCCACGCTGGCCCTGCCCGGGCTGGCCCGTGCCCAGGCGAAGCGCCTCGACATCCTGTCGCACCGCGTGCACCAGCAGGTGCTGACGCAGGGTGCCGCGGGTGACCTGACCGCCCCCTGGCGGCAGGCCAATGGCGCCGAGCTGTCCTGGACCACCGCCGATATCGGCCCGCTGCAGGACCGCCTGCTGCGCGAGGCCAGCCTGCCGTCGAGCGACTTCGGCATTGGCTATCTTCTCAACAGCCGCGCGACGCCGGAGGTCGCGCGACTGCTGACACCGCTCGACGACCTGCTGCGCGACCAGCCCGTCGCACAATACGATGACATCGCCCCCGGGCTGCGGGAGGCGATGCGCGTCAACGGCCGCACCATCGCCATTCCCGTGCGCCACGCCACCAACGGGCTGTTCTACAACCAGGCGCTGCTGGAACAGCAGGGCATCGCCGCGCCGCCCGGCTCGTTCGAGGAGTTCCTCGACCTGTGCCGCCGGCTGACCTTCCGCCCCGCTGGCGCCGCGCCGGTGACCGGGCTGGTGATGACGGCGGCGCTGGCGGCCTATCCCGTGATGTTCGCCCGCGCCTTCGGCGGCGACTTCATCACCCTCGACTACAAGGTGATCCCGGACCCGGAGGCGATGACGAAGGCCATCGCCGCCATCCGCGGGCTGTTCGAGGCTGGTGCCCTGCCGCGCAGCTACGCCACCATCACCAACGAGGACCAGGTGACCTGGCTGCAGCAAGGCCGCGCCGCCTTCGCCATCCTGCCCTTCAGCCGCCACGCGCAGCTCAACCGGGCCGAGCAGTCGCGCTTCCCCGGCCGCATCCAGGCGATGGAGATGCCGATGTCCACCACCGCGCCCGCCGGCAGCCGCATGGCGGCGGCGGTGGAGTTCTGGTCCATGGCCATCCCCGCCAATGCACGGGACAAGCTGCTGGCCTGGAGCTTCCTGCGCGCCATGTCGGCGCCCGATGTCACGCTTGGCGCCGCGCGCAACGGCAATGGCAGCGTGCGGCTCTCCACCTATGCCGACGCCGGCTTCGCGCGGGACAACCCCGTGGCGGCGGTGGAGGCCGAGGCGCTGTCCCGCGCCCGCGTACCCTTCCCGGCTTTCGCGGAAGCCAGCCGGGCGGAGGCGATCTTCGTGGAGGAGGTGCAGTCCGCCGTGCTGGGGCGCAAGGAGCCGGCACGGGCGGTGGAGGACAGCGCCGCCCGCATCAAGCCGCTGCTGCCGGCATGA
- a CDS encoding carbohydrate ABC transporter permease, translating to MRRHPLQRLLLGALKALAVLAVLVWSLAPILLIVSSSLKPEGEIFAVPPSLFFTPTFAHYAALWGKWPDFFRALLNSAIITALATVIAVFASLLSGYAYSRFRSRWLAGSAFLLIVVRLIPPIVTTLPLFPVANALGVQDTHVLLAVLYATFFVSLGSFVMRAFIDQIPRELDEAAAVDGAGRFTTLWRVITPLAAQGMMAVAVFVVVYAWNEFLFAFIFTSTRAKTAPLVLAEVVGSFDGVEWGTLFAAATVQLLPVLAFVWITQKYLVAGLTAGATKG from the coding sequence ATGCGTAGGCACCCGTTGCAGCGCCTGTTGCTGGGCGCCCTGAAGGCCCTGGCGGTGCTGGCCGTGCTGGTCTGGTCGCTGGCGCCGATCTTGCTGATCGTCTCCTCCTCCCTGAAGCCGGAGGGCGAGATCTTCGCGGTGCCGCCGAGCCTGTTCTTCACGCCCACCTTCGCGCACTACGCCGCGCTATGGGGGAAGTGGCCGGACTTCTTCCGCGCCCTGCTGAACAGCGCCATCATCACGGCGCTGGCCACCGTCATCGCGGTCTTCGCCAGCCTGCTCTCGGGCTATGCCTATTCGCGCTTCCGCAGCCGCTGGCTGGCCGGCTCGGCCTTTCTGCTGATCGTGGTGCGGCTGATCCCGCCCATCGTCACCACGCTGCCGCTGTTCCCGGTCGCCAACGCGTTGGGCGTGCAGGATACGCATGTGCTGCTGGCCGTGCTCTACGCCACCTTCTTCGTGTCGCTCGGCTCCTTCGTGATGCGCGCCTTCATCGACCAGATCCCGCGCGAGCTGGACGAGGCGGCGGCGGTGGACGGCGCCGGGCGCTTCACCACGCTGTGGCGCGTCATCACCCCGCTGGCGGCGCAGGGCATGATGGCGGTGGCCGTCTTCGTCGTCGTCTATGCCTGGAACGAGTTCCTTTTCGCCTTCATCTTCACCTCCACCCGCGCCAAGACCGCGCCGCTGGTGCTGGCGGAGGTGGTGGGCAGCTTCGACGGCGTGGAATGGGGCACGCTCTTCGCCGCGGCCACCGTGCAGTTGCTGCCGGTGCTGGCCTTCGTCTGGATCACGCAGAAATACCTGGTGGCGGGGCTGACCGCCGGCGCCACCAAGGGATAA
- a CDS encoding carbohydrate ABC transporter permease, producing MRESVLTRLLMVLPVQAMIWAVLVVPSFYLIWLSFHASSFGADARFVGFANYARILSDGYFWRALWNTAIVVLVVVHLELLLGLGIALLFAQGVPFRRLLIAIVLAPYAVSEVAAVVMWRFLFDPDVGHVSYLLHALGLPGLEWAVTPAHGLVLVSLLSIWLHLPFTFMILYAARLALPGDVYEAAKIDGASLWQTFRRVTLPLLLPAMLMAMLFRLIFAFRLFSEVWLLTGGGPARSTEVVAVYLYLEAFRYNAFGGAAATGWVMVVASLLLAAPYLWRLAKEQRGDA from the coding sequence ATGCGGGAGAGTGTCCTCACGCGCCTGCTGATGGTGCTGCCGGTGCAGGCGATGATCTGGGCGGTGCTGGTGGTGCCGTCCTTCTACCTGATCTGGCTGTCCTTCCACGCCTCCTCCTTCGGCGCCGATGCGCGCTTCGTCGGCTTCGCCAACTACGCCCGCATCCTGTCGGACGGCTATTTCTGGCGGGCGCTGTGGAACACCGCCATCGTCGTGCTGGTGGTGGTGCATCTGGAGCTGCTGCTCGGCCTCGGAATTGCATTGCTGTTCGCCCAGGGGGTGCCGTTCCGCCGGCTGCTGATCGCCATCGTGCTGGCCCCCTACGCGGTCAGCGAGGTGGCGGCGGTGGTGATGTGGCGCTTCCTGTTCGACCCCGATGTCGGCCACGTCTCCTACCTGCTGCATGCCCTCGGCCTGCCGGGGCTGGAATGGGCGGTGACGCCGGCGCACGGGCTGGTGCTGGTCTCGCTGCTGTCCATCTGGCTGCACCTGCCCTTCACCTTCATGATCCTCTACGCCGCGCGCCTCGCTTTGCCCGGCGATGTCTACGAGGCCGCCAAGATCGACGGTGCCAGCCTGTGGCAGACCTTCCGCCGCGTGACGTTGCCGCTGCTGCTGCCGGCGATGCTGATGGCCATGCTGTTCCGCCTGATCTTCGCCTTCCGCCTGTTCAGCGAGGTCTGGCTGCTCACCGGCGGCGGCCCCGCCCGCTCCACCGAGGTGGTGGCCGTGTACCTGTACCTGGAGGCCTTCCGCTACAACGCCTTCGGCGGTGCCGCGGCGACCGGCTGGGTGATGGTGGTGGCGTCCCTGCTGCTGGCGGCCCCCTATCTCTGGCGGCTGGCGAAGGAGCAGCGCGGCGATGCGTAG
- a CDS encoding DUF6772 family protein, whose translation MRRALRDADPALSRFDPLPRIVFCDDFDRGFCGWTQLVGNYEDTLDSMLPSYAQHTQPMLSTLPNWDSGSHHGLDGGYVLKVQSRARKGSRNTAIKRLTFRKAGPIRLEFYFTFKPEATELRLSETDVRSFGFLYDLQSGDQSAGGERVMPHFRFLNALDGQHLQKWQFKQALQPAKDLGTEGKTATHDHLSPEGWEDLPGGAQKLCYNEIATKVNWHYACFDFDLATWRATGLRINDRELDVSAFQPMRMPAWRNLWCMLNIVFFVETDADKRAFLALDGVCLSGDF comes from the coding sequence CTGCGCCGCGCGCTGCGCGACGCCGACCCCGCGCTGTCGCGTTTCGACCCGCTGCCGCGCATCGTCTTCTGCGACGATTTCGACCGCGGCTTCTGCGGCTGGACGCAGCTGGTGGGCAACTACGAGGACACGCTGGATTCCATGCTGCCGAGCTACGCGCAGCACACCCAGCCGATGCTCAGCACCCTGCCCAACTGGGATTCCGGAAGCCACCACGGGCTGGACGGCGGCTACGTGCTGAAGGTGCAGAGCCGTGCCCGCAAAGGCTCGCGCAACACCGCCATCAAGCGGCTGACCTTCCGCAAGGCAGGGCCGATCCGCCTGGAATTCTACTTTACCTTCAAGCCGGAAGCGACGGAGCTGCGGCTGTCCGAGACCGACGTGCGCTCCTTCGGCTTCCTCTACGACCTGCAGTCAGGCGACCAGTCGGCGGGCGGCGAGCGGGTGATGCCGCACTTCCGCTTCCTCAACGCGCTGGACGGCCAGCACCTGCAGAAGTGGCAGTTCAAGCAGGCGCTGCAGCCGGCCAAGGACCTGGGCACCGAGGGCAAGACCGCGACGCACGACCACCTTTCGCCTGAGGGCTGGGAGGACCTGCCCGGCGGCGCGCAGAAGCTCTGCTACAACGAGATCGCCACCAAGGTGAACTGGCATTACGCCTGCTTCGACTTCGACCTCGCCACCTGGCGCGCCACGGGCCTGCGGATCAACGACCGGGAGCTGGATGTCTCGGCCTTCCAGCCGATGCGGATGCCCGCCTGGCGCAACCTGTGGTGCATGCTGAACATCGTCTTCTTCGTCGAGACGGACGCGGACAAGCGCGCCTTCCTGGCGCTGGACGGCGTTTGCCTGTCGGGGGACTTCTGA
- a CDS encoding mandelate racemase/muconate lactonizing enzyme family protein, protein MSDPLLIRQVVAHPLRAVLPTVQRTSQGDWPALEIVVVELRTESGLVGIGECLARRGAAGYARFITDALAPKLIGRSAHDRRALWAAMRGVLTGRGGGMLVEAIAGLNIALWDLAGKAAGQPVWRLLGGIGRGRVDAYASSVNWADQGRMEAELEAALARGFRQVKLKVGRPVREATAWARRARQIAGPEVALYVDANWIYDADDALRVGRVLADEDYGWFEEPLPPDDHAGYRRLAQHLPIRLAAGESDFLAHQSAALVADHVLGLVQPDVARSGGITETWRIAEHAALHNVAYAPHIGWSGAICAAASLHLAAAAESFMTFECMVFDNPLRQALCAPLEGDVARLEEGQLVVPDRPGLGIDLLPDALERMRIKE, encoded by the coding sequence GTGTCCGATCCTCTGCTCATCCGGCAGGTGGTGGCGCATCCGTTGCGCGCCGTCCTGCCCACCGTGCAGCGCACCAGCCAGGGTGACTGGCCGGCGCTGGAAATCGTCGTCGTCGAGCTGCGCACCGAGAGCGGGCTGGTCGGCATCGGCGAATGCCTGGCCCGGCGCGGCGCCGCCGGCTACGCCCGCTTCATCACCGATGCCTTGGCGCCGAAACTCATCGGCCGCAGCGCGCATGACCGCCGCGCCCTGTGGGCCGCGATGCGCGGGGTGCTGACCGGGCGCGGCGGCGGCATGCTGGTGGAGGCGATCGCCGGCCTCAACATCGCTTTGTGGGACCTGGCGGGGAAGGCGGCCGGGCAGCCGGTGTGGCGGCTGTTGGGCGGCATCGGGCGCGGGCGGGTGGATGCCTATGCCTCCTCCGTCAACTGGGCGGACCAGGGGCGGATGGAGGCGGAGTTGGAGGCGGCGCTGGCGCGCGGCTTCCGGCAGGTGAAGCTGAAGGTCGGCCGCCCGGTGCGCGAGGCTACCGCCTGGGCCCGCCGCGCCCGGCAGATTGCGGGGCCCGAGGTCGCGCTCTACGTCGATGCCAACTGGATCTATGACGCCGACGACGCGCTGCGCGTCGGCCGCGTCCTGGCCGACGAGGACTACGGCTGGTTCGAGGAACCGCTGCCCCCCGACGACCACGCCGGCTACCGCCGCCTGGCGCAGCATCTGCCGATCCGCCTGGCCGCCGGGGAGAGCGACTTCTTGGCGCACCAGTCTGCCGCCCTGGTGGCCGACCACGTGCTGGGGCTGGTGCAGCCCGACGTCGCGCGCTCCGGCGGCATCACCGAGACCTGGCGCATCGCCGAGCATGCGGCGCTGCACAACGTCGCCTATGCGCCGCATATCGGCTGGTCCGGCGCCATCTGCGCCGCCGCCAGCCTGCACCTCGCCGCCGCAGCCGAGAGCTTCATGACCTTCGAATGCATGGTGTTCGACAACCCGCTGCGGCAGGCGCTCTGCGCCCCGCTGGAAGGCGACGTGGCACGGCTGGAGGAGGGGCAACTGGTGGTACCGGACCGCCCCGGCCTCGGCATCGACCTGCTGCCGGATGCCCTGGAGCGGATGAGGATCAAGGAATGA
- a CDS encoding FadR/GntR family transcriptional regulator has product MSAPALDDPFDGLPLQQTRLADGVIGALSEAILAGRIGPGQALPSEARMAARFGVSKQVVREAVRQLEALGAVQIGQGRPTRVVEALDAQPLSRFWRFAAGGTRAGLAEAVELRRILEPQVARLAAARATPGGIAELEAILARMEAAMGDVPRWITADLDFHDHLGQLSGNRLVRLQVHGLRPVIEAVMHLFNDRGERGPADWRATWQRHRRVADTIRAGDAEGAAQAMLAHFAAADEAIAEIFPPRGPD; this is encoded by the coding sequence ATGAGCGCCCCCGCCCTGGACGACCCCTTCGACGGCTTGCCCCTGCAGCAGACCCGCCTGGCTGACGGCGTGATCGGCGCGCTGTCCGAGGCCATCCTGGCCGGCCGCATAGGCCCCGGTCAGGCGCTGCCATCCGAGGCGCGCATGGCCGCGCGCTTCGGTGTCTCCAAGCAGGTGGTGCGGGAGGCGGTGCGGCAGCTTGAGGCGCTCGGTGCTGTGCAGATCGGCCAGGGCCGCCCGACCCGGGTGGTGGAGGCGCTGGACGCCCAGCCGCTCAGCCGCTTCTGGCGCTTCGCCGCCGGTGGCACCCGCGCCGGCCTTGCCGAGGCGGTGGAGCTGCGCCGCATCCTGGAGCCGCAGGTGGCCCGCCTCGCCGCCGCCCGCGCCACGCCTGGGGGCATCGCGGAGCTGGAGGCGATCCTGGCGCGGATGGAGGCGGCGATGGGGGACGTGCCGCGCTGGATCACCGCTGACCTCGACTTCCACGACCACCTCGGCCAGCTTTCCGGCAACCGGCTGGTGCGGCTGCAGGTGCACGGGCTGCGACCGGTGATCGAGGCGGTGATGCATTTGTTCAACGACCGTGGCGAACGCGGCCCGGCCGACTGGCGCGCCACTTGGCAGCGGCACCGCCGCGTGGCCGACACCATCCGCGCCGGCGATGCCGAGGGTGCGGCGCAGGCGATGCTCGCCCACTTCGCCGCCGCCGACGAGGCCATCGCCGAGATCTTCCCGCCACGCGGCCCGGACTGA